Part of the Bacillus sp. N1-1 genome, TCCATCAATACAGCCGCGTCAGCACATGTCAGCTAGCTCGTATCGGAATGAAAAGTCGACGGCCATCAATCATTTCTATGAGAAATTATTGAATTTAAAAGATTTAATGAATACGAATACAGGTTTAAGAATTGCAGAAGAACGTCATGAATTTATGACATCATTTTTATCACAATTTCTTGGAGAGTGGGAAGGATCGAAATGATGATCATTCAGCCAATGACAGAAGATATCGCAAAAAAGATTCAAACGTGGCAATATGAGGAGCCCTATTCCTTGTACAGCCTAAATGAAGATCCAGAAGTGTTATCAGAACTTATGACCGACTCTTATTTTTCAGTTACAGAAAACAACAAATTAATCGGCTATTTTTGTTTTGGAAAGTCAGCACAAGTTCCTGCTGGTTATAAAGAAAATGCTTATGTGGCTCCTTTGCTTGATTTTGGGCTGGGCCTTAACCCGATGCATACTGGAAATGGAAAAGGACTTCGTTTTGTTCAAGCGGGTCTCGCATATGCGTGTGAGAAGTATGGGAATAAGAGCGTTCGACTTACGGTAGCCTCCTTTAATATACGAGCAAAAATAGTGTATGAAAGGGCAGGATTTACATATGAGCAATCCTTTTTAAAAGAAAG contains:
- a CDS encoding GNAT family protein; amino-acid sequence: MMIIQPMTEDIAKKIQTWQYEEPYSLYSLNEDPEVLSELMTDSYFSVTENNKLIGYFCFGKSAQVPAGYKENAYVAPLLDFGLGLNPMHTGNGKGLRFVQAGLAYACEKYGNKSVRLTVASFNIRAKIVYERAGFTYEQSFLKESGSGSTTFEVMVKKI